One Candidatus Palauibacter scopulicola genomic window, ATGGCCGGCCCGACCGTCTTCCTCGCCTCCGACGCCGCCAGCTACGTGACCGGCACCGTCCTGTTCGCCGACGGCGGCTGGACCGCCATCGACGGGAGGTACACGCCGCCCGCAGGTTGACTCCGCGCGAGACCTTCTTCCGGGAGAGAGAACATGGACGACGCCAACCCGGCGACGGGTGAAGCGAAGGGTGAAGCGACGGGCTCCGAAGCCGGCTTCCAGGACCCGACCGCGCTCGCGAAGTGGACAAGGATCTTTCTCTACGCAGGCGTCGTGGTGGCGATCGTGTCGGCATGGGAGATGGCCGGCGAACTGGGGCTGTACGGAGGGGCGGGATCGCTGGAAGGCTGGACGCCCTTCGGGATCATCTGGATCCTGGCGCAAGTCACGATCGCGCTCGGCACCGTCATCCTCGTGCTTTCCTGGATCTATCGCGCCAATCACAACGCCAGGCAGTTGGGCGCGGCCGACATGCGCTTCACGCCGGGATGGGCCGTCGGCTGGTATTTCATCCCGATCGCGTGGTTCTGGAAGCCGTATCAGGCGATGACGGAGATCTGGCGCGCCTCCGTGAGCCCTTCCGACTGGGGCGCGACGCCGGTATCGCCCCTGCTGCGCTGGTGGTGGGGCCTGTGGATCGTGCCGTTCTGGGGCCTGGGCGTCGTGGATGCAGTGGCGTTCGAGGTTCTGGACGAGGCGGGCACGGAGACCGTGGAGATGGCCACGGCTCTGGTCGCGAACCTGCTGGACATTCCGCTGGCGTTCGTCCTCGTGGCCATCATCACCGCCGTCACCCAGCTCCAGACCGCCCACCACCGGCGCCAAACCGGGCCTTGACCACTTCACATTCAATGGATGAGGGCAGCGAGGGATGAGAATCCATCTGACCAGCGTCGTCGTGAACGACCAGCAGAAGGCGCTTCGTTTCTACACGGACATCCTCGGGTTTCAGGTGAAGCACAACATCCCCATGGGGGAGTACGCGTGGATCACCGTGGTATCCGCGGAAGATCCCGATGGGACGGAGTTGCTGCTCGAGCCCGACGCCCACCGTGCCGCCCGTACGTTCAAGGAGGCGCTCATGGAGGATGGGATTCCGAGCGCCTCCTTCGCGGTCGATGATGTCGAAGCCGAGCACGAGCGTCTCGTGGCGAAGGGCGTGAAGTTCGTGCAGCCGCCGAAGGACCTGGGGACCGTCATCACCGCCGTCTTCGACGATACATGCGGCAGCCTGATCCAGATTCTGGAAGAGAAACAGCAGGGAGGAACATGATGCTCAGGAACATCCTCGCCGCCATCGTCGGCTACATCGCGATCGTCGCCGTGCTCTTCGCACTCTCGTCGCTTCTGTGGCTGGTGCTGGGCGCCTCGCGCTCCTTCCAGCCGGGTACGTGGGAGGTCGCCAGCGGCTGGATACTCGGCTCGATCGCGATCGGGTTCGTGGGGGCGTACATCGGCGGACGGGTCTGCGCGCGCATGGCGCACGATGCCAAGGGCGCTCTGATCCTGATCGGCATCCTGGTCGTGCTCGGGGTCGTGTCGATCCTGATCCCGGTGGAGGCGGCGACGGGACCCCGCCCCGACGATGTGGGGATGCTGGAGGCGACCATGAGCGCCAACCAGCCGACATGGCTGACCTGGCTCAACCCGGTGATCGGCGTCGTCGGCATCTGGCTCGGCTCCCGCAAACTCCGCGCCTAGCCGTCCCGTTCCCGGCTGTCGGAGCCGGCGCTAGCGGCGGCCGTCGTCTCGGGTGAGGGGGCTCAGGTAGTCGCGGTTGCCGAGGCCGAGCTTCCGGAGGGCGATGCCGGTCATGCACTCGTCCACAATCTTCTTGGCGTTGAGCATGGTCGTGTAGCCCGGGTCGACGAGCGGATTGAGTTCGACCAGGTCGAAGCCCACCACGTTGTTCTCCGAGCAGAGCCCGCGGACCATGTAGAACACCTCCCGGGGCGTCAGGCCTCCCGGCACCGGCGTCCCCGTGCCCGAGGTGTAGGCCGGGTCCATGACGTCGATGTCGAAGGAGATGTGCAGGTACTCGGGGCCTTCGTTCGCCTGGTCGAGGACTTCCGTCATGACGTTCGTCCAGCCGTCCCGGTCGATCTCGGCCATCGTGTGGTACCGCATGTCGTTCGCCCGCATCCACTCGAACCCTGACGGCCCCGGCCAACTGCCCCGCAGCCCCACCTGGATGAAGTTCCGGCCGAGGATGTGGCCGTCATCGATGAGGCGTCGCACCGGCTGCGCGTGCGAGATCAGGTGGCCGTGCCGGGCGTCCCCCGCGTCGTAGTGCGCGTCGAAGTGGATGACGCCGACGTTCTCCTTGCCGTACACGTCCGCGAGGCCCGCCACGTTGGCGAACTCGATCGAGTGGTCTCCCCCGATGATCACGGGGATGGCGCCGGTCTCCGCGATCTCTCGCACCATCCGGCGGATCGGCGGCATGCTGCGCTCCACGCTCAGGTTGTCGATCGGCGCGTTGCCGTAATCGACCGCCGTGAGTTCGCTCCGCCACGAGATCATCGTCTCCATGCTGCCCACGCTGCGCCGCATGGCACGGA contains:
- a CDS encoding DUF4328 domain-containing protein, translated to MDDANPATGEAKGEATGSEAGFQDPTALAKWTRIFLYAGVVVAIVSAWEMAGELGLYGGAGSLEGWTPFGIIWILAQVTIALGTVILVLSWIYRANHNARQLGAADMRFTPGWAVGWYFIPIAWFWKPYQAMTEIWRASVSPSDWGATPVSPLLRWWWGLWIVPFWGLGVVDAVAFEVLDEAGTETVEMATALVANLLDIPLAFVLVAIITAVTQLQTAHHRRQTGP
- a CDS encoding VOC family protein, which translates into the protein MRIHLTSVVVNDQQKALRFYTDILGFQVKHNIPMGEYAWITVVSAEDPDGTELLLEPDAHRAARTFKEALMEDGIPSASFAVDDVEAEHERLVAKGVKFVQPPKDLGTVITAVFDDTCGSLIQILEEKQQGGT
- a CDS encoding agmatinase family protein — encoded protein: MTSRPSSSALLLCGLLLTACEVPPPESGDVAAADAPADPTDPVTDAAGDTVPEREPLPPDSAIIRLDASDPNLAVWQDRDISGDPPREPGPIEVGSVLTFFGLPIARTPEDLVAGEVEVAFMGAPVDMGVGYRGAGEGPTALRAMRRSVGSMETMISWRSELTAVDYGNAPIDNLSVERSMPPIRRMVREIAETGAIPVIIGGDHSIEFANVAGLADVYGKENVGVIHFDAHYDAGDARHGHLISHAQPVRRLIDDGHILGRNFIQVGLRGSWPGPSGFEWMRANDMRYHTMAEIDRDGWTNVMTEVLDQANEGPEYLHISFDIDVMDPAYTSGTGTPVPGGLTPREVFYMVRGLCSENNVVGFDLVELNPLVDPGYTTMLNAKKIVDECMTGIALRKLGLGNRDYLSPLTRDDGRR